A genomic window from Anaerolineae bacterium includes:
- a CDS encoding ParB/RepB/Spo0J family partition protein, translating into MTKKRGLGKGLGALIPHGPPAVSPEVQAGAITVPVDQIAPNPHQPRQNMDQEKLQDLANSIIEHGLIQPLIVTRHGTMYQLIAGERRWRASRLAGLSVVPVIVKETSPQQMLELAIVENIQRADLNPLEEADAYTQLMEEFGLTQEAVAERVGKSRTAVANTVRLLNLPEEIKAALAAGKISEGHARTLLSLKKQRDQLNALETIIKRELNVRQTETLVRQLLSGDEAPKPKHPPLTPHDKSMLARFESQLGTKVELTRTDEEAGKLVIHFYSQEELQAIFDAILGEGEQL; encoded by the coding sequence ATGACCAAAAAGCGAGGTTTGGGAAAAGGGCTAGGAGCTTTAATTCCCCACGGCCCGCCGGCGGTAAGTCCTGAAGTGCAGGCCGGGGCCATTACCGTGCCGGTTGACCAGATTGCGCCCAACCCTCACCAGCCCCGGCAGAACATGGACCAGGAAAAGTTGCAAGACCTGGCAAACTCCATTATCGAACACGGCCTGATCCAACCGCTGATTGTCACCCGGCATGGCACAATGTATCAGCTCATTGCGGGAGAACGGCGCTGGAGAGCCAGCCGGTTGGCCGGCTTGAGCGTGGTGCCGGTCATTGTCAAAGAAACCAGCCCCCAACAAATGCTGGAGCTGGCCATTGTTGAAAACATTCAGCGGGCCGATTTAAACCCCCTGGAAGAAGCCGATGCCTACACCCAATTGATGGAAGAATTTGGCCTCACTCAAGAAGCCGTGGCCGAACGCGTGGGCAAAAGCCGGACCGCCGTCGCCAACACCGTGCGGCTTTTGAATTTGCCGGAAGAAATCAAAGCGGCGCTGGCCGCAGGCAAAATTTCAGAGGGACATGCCCGTACCCTTTTAAGCCTGAAGAAACAGCGCGACCAACTGAACGCGCTGGAAACAATTATTAAACGCGAATTGAACGTGCGCCAAACCGAAACCCTGGTGCGGCAGCTTCTTTCCGGCGATGAAGCGCCCAAGCCCAAACACCCCCCGCTCACGCCCCACGATAAAAGTATGCTCGCCAGGTTTGAGTCTCAACTGGGCACCAAAGTTGAGCTAACCCGTACCGATGAAGAGGCGGGGAAATTGGTTATTCATTTTTATTCTCAAGAAGAACTGCAAGCGATTTTTGACGCCATTTTGGGTGAGGGCGAACAATTATAA
- a CDS encoding ParA family protein, whose amino-acid sequence MTQQSAFIYSIANQKGGVGKTTTAVNLAAFIAARQARVLIVDADPQSNATSSLGAQLEDNNLSLYDVLINKVPLKETIIATNRERLFVAPASPELAAAEVELVQHLARENVLQKALTPIRTEYDFIFIDTPPSLGLLTINALTASDHGVIIPVQCEYLALEGLSQLVYTINLVRDSLNPNLHIAGLVMTMYDGRTNLAADVVNEVREHFPVEIFKTIIPRNVRLGEAPSYGEDILAYAPDSVGCKAYRVLTEEVLSRVRRQITDK is encoded by the coding sequence ATGACCCAACAATCTGCCTTCATTTATAGCATCGCCAATCAAAAAGGAGGGGTGGGCAAAACAACCACCGCGGTTAACCTGGCCGCGTTTATTGCGGCTCGGCAAGCCCGGGTGCTGATTGTTGACGCTGATCCCCAATCCAATGCCACTTCCAGCTTGGGCGCTCAGTTGGAGGATAATAACCTTTCTTTGTATGACGTCCTCATCAATAAAGTCCCGCTCAAAGAAACAATCATCGCCACCAACCGAGAACGTTTATTTGTGGCCCCGGCTTCCCCGGAATTGGCTGCGGCTGAAGTGGAGTTAGTGCAGCATCTGGCCCGCGAAAATGTTTTGCAAAAGGCCCTAACCCCAATCCGCACCGAATACGATTTTATTTTTATTGATACCCCACCCAGCCTAGGCTTGCTCACCATCAACGCCCTGACCGCCTCTGATCATGGGGTGATTATTCCCGTCCAATGTGAATACCTGGCCTTGGAAGGACTCAGCCAATTGGTTTATACCATTAACCTGGTGCGAGACAGCCTGAACCCCAACCTGCATATTGCCGGGTTGGTGATGACTATGTATGATGGCCGCACCAACCTGGCCGCAGACGTAGTCAACGAGGTACGCGAACATTTCCCGGTTGAAATTTTCAAAACCATTATTCCCCGCAATGTTCGTCTCGGCGAGGCACCCAGTTACGGCGAAGATATTTTGGCGTATGCCCCAGACTCGGTTGGCTGCAAGGCTTACCGGGTGCTCACCGAAGAAGTGCTCAGCCGGGTGCGCCGGCAAATAACCGACAAATAA
- the yidD gene encoding membrane protein insertion efficiency factor YidD produces the protein MKQLVLALIRFYQKFISPALPPSCRFYPTCSHYGYQAIAKYGLIKGGWLAAKRIARCHPFNPGGYDPVP, from the coding sequence GTGAAACAGTTAGTTTTAGCCTTAATTCGCTTTTACCAAAAGTTTATTTCACCGGCCTTACCGCCGAGTTGCCGGTTCTATCCAACCTGCTCTCACTATGGCTACCAAGCTATTGCCAAATACGGCCTGATCAAAGGAGGGTGGTTGGCCGCTAAACGGATTGCCCGCTGCCATCCGTTTAACCCGGGAGGATACGATCCTGTTCCCTGA
- the rpmH gene encoding 50S ribosomal protein L34 codes for MPKRTYQPKRRHRARVHGFRARMATRGGRNVLKARRTRGRKVLAVQRRHAKRTNWNAD; via the coding sequence ATGCCTAAAAGGACATACCAACCCAAACGTCGCCACCGGGCCAGGGTGCACGGTTTTCGGGCGCGCATGGCTACCAGAGGGGGACGCAATGTTCTCAAAGCGCGGCGGACGCGCGGACGCAAAGTATTGGCTGTGCAACGACGGCATGCCAAGCGCACCAATTGGAACGCAGATTGA
- a CDS encoding protein jag: MSEVQNEKNDANAKTVEIKAKTVDEAILLGLAQLGLPQEQVNIEVINEGKRGVFGLGSEEAQVRLTPKEQPDISPPDESGVSDEVAAVAAVAMEKPLSHTQGQGQPESVAEVAAEYLAGLLERMGIEAQVTTRLVPELVEADEEPPLVLDVTGRDLGILIGRRSETLQVLQYMVRLMVSKHFSRWEPVVVDVESYRVRRRRSLQKMAEKMAERAIATNRRVVLEAMPAHERRLIHLALRDHPKVFTKSIGSDDNRKVTIMPR, from the coding sequence ATGTCAGAAGTTCAAAACGAAAAAAACGACGCAAACGCTAAAACTGTTGAAATCAAGGCCAAAACAGTAGATGAAGCCATTCTGTTGGGTCTGGCCCAATTGGGTTTACCCCAGGAGCAAGTTAACATTGAAGTTATCAACGAAGGTAAACGAGGGGTTTTTGGACTTGGGTCCGAAGAAGCGCAGGTCCGGTTGACCCCCAAGGAACAACCCGATATCTCTCCACCTGATGAATCAGGCGTTTCTGACGAAGTCGCGGCTGTCGCGGCTGTCGCTATGGAAAAGCCGCTGTCTCATACCCAGGGTCAGGGCCAGCCGGAAAGTGTGGCGGAGGTAGCGGCAGAATATCTGGCTGGCCTTTTAGAACGAATGGGTATTGAGGCCCAGGTTACCACTCGCCTGGTCCCGGAGCTAGTTGAGGCCGACGAAGAACCGCCGCTGGTTTTAGATGTCACCGGAAGAGATCTGGGGATCCTGATTGGCCGTCGCAGCGAAACTTTGCAGGTGCTGCAATATATGGTGCGCTTGATGGTCAGCAAACACTTTAGTCGCTGGGAACCGGTGGTGGTTGATGTCGAGTCGTATCGGGTCCGCCGCCGCCGTTCATTGCAAAAAATGGCCGAAAAAATGGCCGAACGCGCCATAGCCACCAATCGCCGGGTGGTTCTGGAAGCAATGCCTGCTCACGAACGGCGTTTGATTCACCTGGCGCTGCGAGACCACCCCAAAGTATTCACCAAAAGTATCGGCAGCGATGACAACCGCAAGGTGACAATTATGCCAAGATAA
- the rnpA gene encoding ribonuclease P protein component, protein MRRQQRLRRNSDFQQVRQNGKFYASPFMVLAFLRNDLDYSRFGFVVSKRLGKAVQRNKIKRRMREAVRLRLTRIKSGFDLVFIARQPISQAGYAEIEQTLEYLLKKAGLWLS, encoded by the coding sequence ATGAGGCGACAACAACGATTACGCCGCAACAGTGATTTTCAGCAGGTGCGGCAGAATGGTAAGTTTTACGCCAGCCCCTTCATGGTGCTGGCTTTTCTACGAAATGACCTGGATTATAGCCGGTTTGGCTTTGTGGTCAGCAAACGGTTAGGTAAAGCGGTCCAAAGAAACAAAATCAAGCGGCGGATGCGTGAAGCCGTTCGCTTGCGGCTTACCCGGATAAAATCAGGGTTTGATCTGGTTTTTATCGCTCGACAACCCATTAGCCAGGCCGGCTATGCCGAAATTGAGCAAACGCTGGAGTATTTGCTTAAAAAAGCCGGTTTATGGTTGTCTTAA
- the yidC gene encoding membrane protein insertase YidC, translating into MREQLSKILPLVLIVIASYFLFNTFRLFFSPPEEATPAATTEPVATPTPSVLPPTAVTSTAAGLGVTLEKIAGTKDVALGEVVTYTVVIKNEGAETINATLTDTLPEGLVLQKVVSATLGAVEAHVNDNTLSWRGSLAQGEEASIVYGAIPPSTSTPGQTLSNIASLQFGGATLEADVAVTTYEPSRNIWDRFVNLLALILVWFNNILAKVNIPYSFGFAIILFTVIVRGLTFPLNMQQIKSSKAMQELQPKLKELQEKHKNDREKLAQEQMALYKEHGVNPLGGCLPMLVQMPIWFALYQSLRLLSREGLLNEGFFWIPSLSGPVSDWGGGIEWLWPLPPSVGWPHAIAYLVLPVLLVVSQLYMQQMMTTPTTDPQQASVQSIMKFMPFMFGYFALVVPSGLTLYWFVSNLLAIVQQYFTKSQLQPATPTGKPAKAPASTKNPEPVPVSADSASANPGGDTKSQNVRSSKRKKRRKR; encoded by the coding sequence TTGCGCGAGCAACTTTCAAAGATTTTACCCCTGGTTCTCATTGTTATTGCCAGTTATTTTCTATTTAACACTTTCAGGCTGTTCTTTTCACCGCCTGAAGAAGCAACACCGGCAGCAACAACAGAACCGGTAGCAACCCCAACGCCTTCTGTTCTCCCCCCAACAGCCGTAACCTCTACCGCTGCCGGATTAGGCGTTACCTTAGAAAAAATAGCGGGGACCAAAGATGTGGCCCTGGGCGAAGTTGTAACTTACACCGTTGTTATAAAAAATGAGGGAGCGGAAACCATCAATGCCACCCTCACCGATACTTTGCCCGAGGGTCTGGTTCTCCAAAAGGTGGTCTCAGCCACTCTCGGCGCTGTTGAAGCGCATGTTAATGATAACACGCTTTCCTGGCGGGGAAGTTTGGCGCAGGGCGAGGAGGCGAGCATTGTTTATGGCGCTATTCCTCCCTCCACTTCAACCCCCGGTCAAACCTTGAGCAATATAGCCAGTTTACAATTTGGCGGAGCCACGTTAGAGGCCGATGTTGCTGTTACCACTTATGAACCCAGTCGCAATATTTGGGACAGATTTGTCAACCTGCTGGCCCTCATTTTGGTCTGGTTCAACAATATTTTGGCCAAAGTAAACATTCCCTATTCCTTTGGTTTTGCCATTATTCTTTTTACCGTGATAGTGCGCGGGCTGACCTTTCCCCTGAACATGCAGCAAATCAAATCGTCTAAGGCCATGCAAGAGTTACAGCCAAAATTGAAGGAGCTGCAAGAAAAACATAAAAATGATCGGGAAAAGTTGGCTCAAGAGCAGATGGCCCTGTATAAGGAACATGGCGTTAATCCATTGGGAGGATGCCTTCCCATGCTGGTGCAGATGCCTATCTGGTTTGCCCTATATCAGAGCCTGCGACTGTTGTCCAGGGAAGGTTTACTAAATGAGGGCTTTTTCTGGATTCCCAGCCTGTCTGGCCCCGTATCGGATTGGGGAGGCGGCATCGAATGGCTGTGGCCTTTGCCCCCTTCAGTTGGTTGGCCCCACGCCATCGCTTATTTGGTTTTGCCGGTTCTGCTAGTAGTTTCCCAACTGTATATGCAGCAAATGATGACGACCCCCACCACCGATCCCCAACAAGCCTCGGTGCAATCAATCATGAAATTTATGCCGTTTATGTTCGGCTATTTTGCCTTGGTTGTCCCTTCGGGGTTGACCTTGTACTGGTTTGTCAGCAACCTGCTGGCCATTGTGCAACAATACTTTACCAAGTCTCAACTGCAACCGGCCACACCCACAGGAAAACCGGCAAAAGCCCCCGCCTCAACTAAAAACCCGGAACCTGTCCCGGTTTCGGCTGATTCGGCCTCTGCCAATCCAGGAGGAGATACAAAAAGTCAAAATGTCAGAAGTTCAAAACGAAAAAAACGACGCAAACGCTAA